Proteins from a genomic interval of Candidatus Babela massiliensis:
- a CDS encoding ankyrin repeat domain-containing protein has product MLIKRYIIIILVIFLSNYLIAMDIEKNNQNTKSELLELSDEMLIEIIQHIMISYINNWNVISRFDHEVNVVNLIKDLNNLKLVNKELNNKLSVTEISNLFQKIRYNRFSYLFKKLKEKSTLEQPNINELNSRLNSIINNEVEFDPEEVIQLLIAGADLNLKDQNENTILSKAIAQGSKELIEVIKELGFNVVSDFHDTFKLTPLMKASSYGHKNIVSMLLKLAADIDSKDIYKGTALIYACKRGHTDIVKLLIDHNADVNHIGDTAIYYKIDENYSSYKRSALIYACIYDHLEIVELLVESKADINLQDECGNTALMSALKYRRKDIVDFLIEKGANLNIKNFKNETTLMLASYQGYDDIVKLCIQNGIDVNEQELFDKETALILACKAYYNNEHYVIIVKMLLEAGADITLKDKFDLCALKIALYRDNIDIINILIKAGAKIEDTEFNDLIYVLENCKYKVAVFLIYNYFKAKFNAYNLYKIVKQIKRV; this is encoded by the coding sequence ATGTTAATAAAGAGATATATTATTATAATTTTAGTTATATTTTTATCAAATTATCTAATAGCTATGGATATAGAAAAAAATAATCAAAATACAAAATCAGAACTATTAGAATTGTCTGATGAAATGTTAATAGAAATCATTCAGCATATAATGATTAGTTATATTAATAATTGGAACGTTATCAGTAGATTTGATCATGAAGTCAATGTAGTGAATTTAATTAAAGATTTAAATAATTTAAAATTAGTCAACAAAGAACTAAACAACAAGTTATCTGTTACAGAAATATCAAATCTTTTTCAGAAAATTAGATATAATAGATTTTCATATTTGTTCAAGAAGTTAAAAGAAAAATCAACTTTAGAGCAACCTAATATTAACGAATTAAATTCTCGTTTAAATTCTATAATTAATAATGAGGTTGAATTTGATCCTGAAGAAGTTATCCAATTGTTAATTGCAGGAGCTGATTTAAACTTAAAAGATCAAAATGAAAATACAATTTTAAGTAAAGCTATTGCTCAGGGATCTAAAGAATTAATAGAGGTTATAAAAGAGCTAGGGTTTAATGTTGTTAGCGATTTTCATGATACTTTTAAGTTAACACCACTTATGAAAGCTAGTAGTTATGGACACAAGAATATTGTATCTATGTTACTGAAATTAGCTGCTGATATTGATTCTAAAGATATATATAAAGGAACTGCTTTGATATATGCTTGCAAAAGAGGACATACTGATATAGTAAAACTCTTAATAGACCATAATGCAGATGTTAATCATATAGGTGATACTGCTATATATTATAAAATTGATGAAAATTATTCATCATATAAAAGATCAGCATTAATTTACGCTTGTATATATGATCATTTAGAAATCGTAGAGTTATTAGTTGAATCAAAAGCAGATATAAATCTTCAAGATGAATGTGGAAATACTGCTTTAATGTCTGCATTAAAATATAGACGTAAAGATATAGTTGATTTTTTAATTGAAAAAGGTGCAAATCTTAATATTAAGAATTTTAAAAATGAGACTACTTTAATGCTTGCAAGTTATCAAGGGTATGATGATATAGTTAAATTATGCATACAAAATGGTATAGATGTAAATGAACAGGAACTTTTTGATAAAGAGACTGCTTTAATACTTGCTTGTAAAGCATATTATAATAATGAACACTATGTAATTATAGTTAAAATGTTACTTGAAGCGGGAGCTGATATTACTTTGAAAGATAAATTTGATTTGTGTGCTTTAAAAATTGCTTTATATAGAGATAATATAGATATAATTAATATATTGATCAAAGCAGGAGCAAAAATAGAAGATACCGAATTTAATGATTTAATTTATGTTTTGGAAAATTGTAAATATAAAGTTGCAGTATTTTTAATTTATAATTATTTTAAAGCTAAATTTAATGCTTATAATCTTTATAAAATTGTTAAACAAATAAAAAGAGTTTAG
- the rsmG gene encoding 16S rRNA (guanine(527)-N(7))-methyltransferase RsmG, which produces MEKEIKNQILWDNFAKRNLLSSEQIDQFKKYYNLLIEHNKLYNITAITDLESIINDHFEDSLALSKAVDLNNKVIVDVGSGGGFPGIPLKIRDNSLKVILIEVILKKVNFLETVIEELNLDNIETCNLDWRTFLRTPQEPLENKVDYFCARASLHTDELLRVFKPSSFYKNSSIVYWASKNWIPTKEEKELIYKTYSYQNDNKQRQLIFFKSKI; this is translated from the coding sequence ATGGAAAAAGAAATCAAAAATCAAATTTTATGGGATAATTTTGCAAAAAGAAATTTATTATCTTCAGAGCAAATAGATCAATTTAAAAAATATTATAACCTACTTATTGAACATAATAAATTATATAATATAACTGCTATTACAGATTTAGAATCTATAATAAATGATCATTTTGAGGATTCTTTAGCTTTATCAAAGGCCGTAGATCTTAATAATAAAGTAATAGTAGATGTAGGATCTGGCGGAGGATTTCCAGGAATTCCTTTAAAGATTAGAGATAATTCATTAAAAGTCATATTAATAGAAGTTATTTTGAAAAAGGTAAATTTCTTAGAAACAGTAATTGAAGAACTTAATCTAGATAATATAGAAACCTGCAATTTAGATTGGAGAACTTTTTTAAGAACACCTCAAGAACCACTAGAAAATAAAGTCGATTACTTTTGTGCAAGAGCATCTTTACATACAGATGAACTATTAAGAGTGTTTAAACCATCTTCATTTTATAAAAATAGTTCTATTGTATATTGGGCATCTAAAAATTGGATTCCTACTAAAGAGGAGAAAGAGCTTATTTATAAAACATATTCTTATCAAAATGATAATAAACAAAGACAGTTAATTTTCTTTAAAAGTAAAATTTAA
- the gatA gene encoding Asp-tRNA(Asn)/Glu-tRNA(Gln) amidotransferase subunit GatA: MNNLAFASIKELKTKILNKELHTEELLSFFIDRFKKYDPILNSALEIFDKDSILNTFTNTSNGLLYGIPGLIKDNICQKGRNLTCASKILENYQATYDATAITNLKNQGALLIGRANMDEFAMGSSTETSHYKKTANPWNTRCVPGGSSGGSAAAVAAGLVPWALGSETGGSVRQPASLCGIVGLKPTYGLISRYGLVAYASSLDQIGIFTRNIYDNALVLSAIAGTDKNDSSTLNVQNQDYTKQLTGKLKENFTLGIIDNALEANGIEDEVYTLLNEAIKTFEKLGAKIKRIKLPMMDYSAAAYFVISRAEAASNLAKFDGVRYGYRSKNAETLNDMYINTREEGFGFEVKSRILLGNYVLSAGHADEFYRSAKVVQGLIRSEFLKAFEEVDLLFSPVSPTTAFEFGKYNDNLLLMDLQDYFTCSVNLAGIPSLGVPCGLTKDQMPVGFQLIGPDLSEHNIYQAAYAYEKETQKDDSENKFVPTNFK, translated from the coding sequence ATGAATAATTTAGCTTTTGCTTCGATAAAAGAATTAAAAACCAAAATTTTGAACAAAGAACTGCATACTGAAGAATTACTAAGTTTTTTTATCGACCGATTTAAAAAATATGATCCCATTTTAAATTCTGCTCTTGAAATATTTGATAAAGATTCGATTTTAAATACTTTTACAAATACATCTAATGGCTTATTATATGGTATACCAGGACTTATAAAAGATAATATTTGCCAAAAAGGCAGAAACCTTACCTGTGCATCTAAGATTCTTGAGAATTATCAAGCAACTTATGATGCTACTGCTATCACAAACTTAAAAAACCAAGGAGCCCTTCTAATCGGCAGAGCAAATATGGATGAATTTGCAATGGGCAGTTCTACTGAAACATCTCATTATAAAAAAACTGCAAATCCTTGGAACACTAGATGCGTACCAGGGGGATCAAGTGGTGGATCAGCAGCAGCGGTAGCTGCTGGATTAGTTCCTTGGGCTTTAGGCTCCGAAACCGGTGGATCTGTTCGCCAGCCTGCATCTTTATGTGGAATAGTTGGTCTCAAACCAACTTATGGTCTAATATCTCGTTATGGACTTGTTGCTTATGCATCATCTTTGGATCAAATTGGGATATTTACAAGAAATATATATGATAATGCTTTAGTACTTTCAGCAATAGCAGGTACTGACAAAAATGACTCCTCTACTCTTAATGTACAAAATCAAGATTATACAAAACAGCTTACAGGTAAATTAAAAGAGAATTTTACACTAGGCATTATCGATAATGCACTTGAAGCAAACGGTATAGAAGATGAAGTTTATACTCTTTTAAATGAAGCAATTAAAACTTTTGAAAAACTTGGCGCAAAAATTAAACGTATTAAATTACCTATGATGGACTACTCAGCAGCTGCTTATTTTGTCATTAGCCGAGCTGAAGCTGCATCAAATTTGGCCAAATTTGATGGCGTACGTTATGGTTATAGATCTAAAAATGCCGAAACTTTAAACGATATGTATATAAATACTCGTGAAGAAGGTTTTGGATTTGAAGTTAAATCTCGTATATTACTAGGTAATTATGTACTCTCAGCAGGTCATGCGGATGAATTTTATAGAAGCGCTAAAGTTGTTCAAGGACTAATCAGATCAGAATTTCTTAAAGCATTTGAAGAAGTCGATTTACTCTTCTCTCCTGTTTCTCCAACAACAGCTTTTGAATTTGGTAAATATAATGATAATCTTCTTTTAATGGACTTACAAGATTACTTTACTTGTTCAGTAAATTTAGCCGGAATACCTTCCTTGGGCGTACCATGCGGACTTACTAAAGATCAAATGCCTGTTGGATTCCAATTAATTGGACCAGATTTATCTGAACATAATATATATCAAGCAGCTTATGCCTATGAAAAAGAAACTCAAAAAGATGATTCAGAAAATAAATTTGTTCCAACAAATTTTAAATAA
- a CDS encoding MATE family efflux transporter has product MKNIFIENKSLLKSDSKDKCENSYKEILSYFLPEFITCFILYFIINVLDSFFISKISSFCFANSGVIETLFHFITKTAEGFSVGLIILCGMFNGNSEYKKAGEIFSNSFWIFFIFGSIISIVLYTNAYSIYSLYQLPKDICNIGVPYLRLRAISVFFSFIFFSLIGFLRAIKNTKVPMIIFIIGSLIFIFFDYVLIFGKLGFTQYGFNGSAIACIIHYVSMLIITLIYILFDPNIKKYCINWRPKFNNLNINYINDFINLSLPVIIDKATFAIFYIWLSNRTSFISASYDTQTCTTLLSSFNTIKHIERLSILPAIALTQVITFLVSNSIKSNDKTNKLIILDHIKKVLIISFFMVSSILIFFAIWPKIFISLFDQEGSFTINTANIIPIISILVLFDMVQLILAAALRGAAQVKTVMWTRLIIGGLFFIPTSYILSIISIKNLNIKFMLIYSTFYISNVFMSIVYMKILKNNYNN; this is encoded by the coding sequence ATGAAAAATATATTTATTGAAAACAAATCACTTTTAAAAAGTGATTCAAAAGATAAATGTGAAAATAGCTATAAAGAAATATTATCATACTTTTTACCAGAGTTTATTACATGCTTTATACTTTACTTTATTATTAATGTTCTTGATAGCTTCTTTATATCTAAAATCAGCTCTTTTTGCTTTGCCAATTCTGGAGTTATTGAAACTCTATTTCATTTTATTACTAAAACAGCTGAAGGTTTTTCAGTAGGATTAATTATATTATGCGGAATGTTTAATGGTAATTCAGAATATAAAAAGGCAGGCGAGATATTCTCAAACTCTTTTTGGATATTTTTTATCTTTGGTTCTATTATATCTATTGTACTTTATACTAACGCATATTCAATATATTCTTTATATCAATTACCTAAAGACATATGCAATATAGGAGTACCTTACTTAAGATTAAGAGCTATTAGCGTTTTTTTTAGTTTTATTTTTTTTAGTCTAATCGGTTTTTTACGTGCTATAAAAAATACTAAAGTGCCTATGATCATATTTATTATTGGTTCTTTAATATTTATATTTTTTGATTATGTATTAATTTTTGGGAAATTGGGATTTACTCAATACGGCTTTAACGGATCAGCTATAGCCTGTATTATACATTATGTATCTATGCTTATTATTACATTAATTTATATATTATTTGATCCAAATATAAAAAAATATTGTATAAATTGGAGACCTAAATTTAATAATTTAAACATTAATTATATAAACGATTTTATAAATTTAAGTTTACCGGTAATAATTGACAAAGCTACATTTGCTATTTTTTATATATGGTTATCCAATAGAACTTCTTTTATATCGGCAAGCTATGATACACAAACATGCACAACTTTACTTTCAAGCTTTAACACAATAAAACATATAGAAAGATTATCGATCTTACCAGCAATTGCATTAACTCAAGTAATTACGTTCTTAGTAAGTAACAGTATTAAAAGTAACGATAAGACTAATAAATTAATTATCTTGGATCATATTAAAAAAGTACTTATTATATCTTTTTTTATGGTATCTAGTATACTTATTTTTTTTGCCATATGGCCTAAAATTTTTATATCTCTTTTTGACCAAGAAGGATCATTTACTATAAATACAGCTAATATAATACCAATTATCAGTATACTAGTTTTATTTGATATGGTACAATTAATATTAGCAGCAGCTTTAAGAGGAGCTGCACAAGTTAAAACCGTAATGTGGACTAGATTAATTATTGGTGGTTTATTCTTTATACCCACCTCGTATATATTATCGATTATATCGATAAAAAACTTAAACATAAAATTTATGCTTATCTATAGCACCTTTTATATAAGCAATGTATTTATGAGTATTGTTTATATGAAAATACTGAAAAACAATTATAATAATTAA
- a CDS encoding Asp-tRNA(Asn)/Glu-tRNA(Gln) amidotransferase subunit GatC, giving the protein MKITKDDILKLAQISMIDVSPDEIPILIERLDTLLNYVSCLKELAQEVNIPELPHNTNILREDNSREQDYVPLMNLAPEKTDNYFVVPMILKKPTTENK; this is encoded by the coding sequence ATGAAAATAACCAAAGATGATATATTAAAATTAGCTCAAATATCTATGATAGATGTATCGCCAGATGAGATTCCAATTTTAATTGAAAGATTAGATACTTTACTAAATTACGTATCTTGCTTAAAAGAGTTAGCTCAAGAAGTAAATATACCTGAATTACCTCACAATACTAATATATTAAGAGAAGACAATTCAAGAGAACAAGATTATGTTCCTCTAATGAATTTAGCTCCTGAAAAGACAGACAATTACTTTGTTGTGCCTATGATCCTAAAAAAGCCAACAACAGAGAATAAATAA
- a CDS encoding ankyrin repeat domain-containing protein, whose translation MTKKLNFIFIIFLIGVSNRLISNPTQTVDVQDNNQSILEYFSDEILINIFTKFVGININCWNEIYKFDQESKKVELIRAIKNLKLVCRKFNLLLDSKEFIQEVKSLKNERFWYLVSILKNNNTLTEDELDSKILELWKKCDSSPNPTWSDWWNGKSPETDNEEALKLIFIKKNKSARIFALISLTFAYLYKHKNVIKILSDVGYHLNMTFGVDNVVLLFLYFSSDRYANIWIKEGTNVNFQGVDGKTALMRASYKNYQKTVHLLIEREAEVNAQDHHGVTALMMAVDAGHKDIVKTLIQSGADPDIKDDYGNTALNYLTNSKLSEAEQLEIESMLINRVVEDPVVDNSGSCILS comes from the coding sequence ATGACTAAAAAATTAAATTTTATTTTTATAATTTTCCTAATAGGTGTATCAAATCGTTTGATATCTAATCCAACCCAAACTGTTGATGTTCAAGATAACAATCAATCTATTTTAGAATATTTTTCAGATGAGATCTTAATTAATATTTTTACCAAATTTGTTGGGATAAATATCAATTGCTGGAACGAGATTTATAAATTTGATCAAGAATCTAAGAAAGTAGAGTTAATAAGAGCAATCAAAAATTTAAAATTGGTTTGTAGAAAATTTAATTTACTTTTAGATAGTAAAGAATTCATTCAAGAAGTTAAATCTTTGAAAAATGAAAGATTTTGGTACTTAGTTTCTATTTTAAAAAATAATAATACTTTAACTGAAGATGAGCTTGATTCAAAAATATTAGAATTGTGGAAAAAGTGTGATTCATCTCCAAATCCAACATGGTCTGATTGGTGGAATGGCAAATCTCCTGAGACAGATAATGAAGAAGCTCTTAAATTAATATTTATTAAAAAAAATAAAAGTGCTCGTATTTTTGCTTTAATTTCATTGACTTTTGCCTATTTATATAAACATAAGAATGTGATTAAGATTTTATCTGATGTAGGTTATCATCTTAATATGACATTTGGTGTAGATAATGTAGTTTTATTGTTTTTGTACTTTTCATCAGATAGGTATGCAAACATATGGATTAAAGAAGGAACCAATGTTAATTTTCAAGGAGTAGATGGAAAAACAGCTTTGATGAGGGCATCTTATAAAAACTATCAAAAAACAGTACATTTATTAATCGAAAGAGAAGCTGAAGTTAATGCTCAAGATCATCATGGAGTAACCGCTTTAATGATGGCTGTAGACGCAGGTCATAAAGACATAGTTAAGACTTTAATTCAATCAGGAGCAGATCCTGATATAAAAGATGATTATGGTAATACTGCTTTGAATTATTTAACAAATAGTAAATTGAGTGAAGCAGAGCAGTTAGAAATAGAATCTATGTTAATAAATCGAGTGGTAGAGGATCCCGTTGTAGATAATTCTGGTAGTTGTATCTTATCTTAA
- a CDS encoding phosphatase PAP2 family protein, with product MYMIKIIKIITFSIVIILRSNLIGNFYPLISKNINKITNDIVNINKKLIKKDTLNILTLATPFYLTSLIFDKNISSIFYDEKDHKNVNYLPYYSSYSQISNILLSGSIICCLSCLLSNDKKFRLANYELLLGLPLIGISKSLIKLIKWNGSLRPPNQYFMKDKKYYGGFPSGHLTTMSYISTIWIKQYGIKTTCPFLLISGYMFLDYIMQNRHYTSQLIAGITLGSIFGLAVSSLIDDKILSKSNLKLKNKDLDLKLIYKF from the coding sequence ATGTACATGATAAAAATTATTAAGATAATAACATTTTCTATTGTAATAATACTTAGAAGTAACTTAATAGGTAATTTTTATCCACTTATAAGCAAAAACATAAATAAAATCACAAATGATATAGTTAATATAAATAAAAAATTAATAAAAAAAGATACATTAAATATATTAACATTAGCAACTCCATTTTATTTAACTTCTTTAATCTTTGATAAAAATATTAGCTCTATTTTTTATGACGAAAAAGACCATAAAAACGTTAATTATTTGCCTTACTATAGCTCTTATTCTCAAATATCAAATATACTACTTTCTGGATCTATTATTTGTTGCTTAAGTTGTTTATTATCAAATGATAAAAAATTTAGGCTAGCTAATTATGAACTACTTTTAGGATTACCTTTAATCGGAATAAGTAAATCTCTTATCAAATTAATAAAATGGAATGGATCCTTAAGACCTCCTAATCAATACTTTATGAAAGATAAGAAGTACTACGGTGGATTTCCTTCAGGACATTTAACAACTATGTCTTATATTAGTACTATATGGATCAAACAATACGGAATTAAAACAACCTGCCCTTTTTTATTAATATCAGGGTACATGTTTTTAGATTATATAATGCAGAATCGACATTACACATCACAACTTATTGCCGGCATAACTCTTGGTAGTATATTTGGTCTTGCAGTCAGTTCATTAATAGATGATAAAATATTAAGCAAAAGTAACTTAAAATTAAAAAATAAAGATCTAGATTTAAAATTAATATATAAATTTTAG
- a CDS encoding ankyrin repeat domain-containing protein, whose product MKKEFKYLILTLNVFLFSNIFAKESIEINQEISQLELLDLPDEMLLNIIEKLFEELVKKYMNDWCNILEFDQEFNKKELYQKVMSLRLINCRFGVLCNTYIDKYLINTINRLKKERSKYLIDTMKKSNTLDQNELDAALVKILNKQVSNKEILHEAVKLILIGANPNICGIAGQTVLMKACYYSDTYIVELLIQAGADPTIRDDINETALFKAIKSGQKEIALILIDQDQDFNIKNLKSLTVLKLAFMVNDKEIVEKLIKKLETIK is encoded by the coding sequence ATGAAAAAAGAATTTAAATATTTGATTTTGACTTTGAATGTATTTTTATTTAGTAATATATTTGCAAAAGAATCTATAGAGATAAATCAAGAAATTAGCCAACTAGAATTGTTAGATTTGCCTGACGAAATGTTACTTAATATTATCGAAAAATTATTTGAAGAATTAGTAAAAAAGTATATGAATGATTGGTGTAATATTTTGGAATTTGATCAAGAATTCAATAAAAAAGAATTATACCAAAAAGTAATGTCTCTAAGATTAATTAATTGTAGATTTGGAGTACTTTGTAATACTTACATTGATAAGTACCTAATCAATACTATAAATAGACTAAAAAAAGAAAGATCGAAATATTTGATAGATACAATGAAAAAATCAAATACTTTGGATCAGAATGAGCTTGATGCAGCGTTAGTAAAAATATTAAATAAGCAAGTGTCTAATAAAGAAATTTTGCATGAAGCTGTAAAATTGATACTTATAGGGGCTAACCCAAATATTTGTGGAATTGCAGGACAAACTGTTTTAATGAAAGCATGTTATTATAGCGATACTTATATTGTTGAATTACTGATTCAAGCAGGAGCTGATCCAACTATTAGGGATGATATTAATGAAACTGCTTTATTTAAAGCAATAAAATCAGGTCAAAAAGAGATAGCTTTAATTTTAATCGATCAGGATCAAGATTTTAATATTAAAAATCTAAAGTCTCTAACGGTTTTAAAGTTAGCTTTTATGGTAAACGATAAAGAAATAGTGGAAAAATTAATTAAAAAATTAGAAACCATTAAGTAA
- a CDS encoding ankyrin repeat domain-containing protein produces MKSLLKLLNILLRSNNSKIVSNNENKVLNQVLLYNLPDKTKIDIFKQTIDIILEDNKENIFQAFYQISIFFKRIFLINQNFRQLAPEIIKYSKNLIAPEESQLDTIKLDKELKKILRTKYTKENALKFSRIIMLNPEVNQKTKNQALIWSCTSNDLNLVQFVLKLHPNIDCTNKNKQTPLILAIESDNPSIVQEIINHKPNINLKDKNNNTALMYAVSKGNEHIVSLIINEKADTNIENKFGINAFILACIEGRENIVKLFLNNLNMEYNKARQFAQKAGNYPIVKMIDKEIQESINYLN; encoded by the coding sequence ATGAAAAGTTTACTTAAGTTACTTAATATATTGTTAAGGTCTAATAATTCGAAAATAGTTTCTAATAATGAAAATAAGGTTCTTAATCAAGTATTACTATATAATTTACCTGACAAGACAAAAATCGATATATTTAAGCAGACTATAGATATTATCCTAGAAGATAATAAAGAAAATATTTTTCAAGCCTTTTATCAGATATCTATATTTTTCAAAAGAATATTTTTAATTAATCAAAATTTTAGACAATTGGCTCCTGAGATTATAAAGTATTCAAAGAATTTAATTGCTCCTGAAGAAAGTCAATTAGATACAATAAAATTAGATAAAGAGTTAAAAAAGATTTTAAGAACTAAATATACAAAAGAAAATGCACTAAAATTTTCAAGAATTATAATGCTCAATCCTGAAGTAAATCAAAAAACTAAAAATCAAGCATTAATATGGAGCTGTACAAGTAATGATCTCAATCTAGTTCAATTTGTTCTGAAATTGCATCCCAATATTGACTGTACAAATAAAAATAAACAAACTCCATTAATCTTGGCAATTGAGAGTGATAACCCTTCAATAGTTCAAGAAATTATAAATCATAAACCTAACATAAATCTAAAAGATAAGAATAATAATACAGCCTTAATGTATGCAGTAAGCAAAGGCAATGAACATATAGTATCTCTTATCATTAATGAAAAAGCAGATACTAATATAGAAAATAAATTTGGAATAAATGCCTTTATACTTGCCTGTATTGAAGGAAGAGAAAATATAGTCAAATTATTTCTAAATAATCTAAATATGGAATATAATAAAGCACGTCAATTTGCACAAAAAGCAGGTAACTATCCAATAGTTAAAATGATCGATAAAGAAATACAAGAAAGTATCAATTACTTAAATTGA